The Periophthalmus magnuspinnatus isolate fPerMag1 chromosome 15, fPerMag1.2.pri, whole genome shotgun sequence genomic sequence atgTTCCACTATACACCATGATCCAAAAACATCAGACGTCACGTTACAGGAGAAGGTTCTGttagtaaacacacacactgttatTTTATAAGACAATATCATACTATTATTTAaattagagatcgaccgatacgTTTTTTTTAAGGTCGATGTCGATCGATGTGAGTTTTTAAGGCCGATCGTTTAGACTCCAGACAaattgatggatggataaaacTGTAGATGTTTTTGGGCccattttgattatttccccaaattatgtaattttaaaTGTGGATTCTTTAGGCCAAAATGAAATATCTGCCTGTGCTGACGATTTAAGGACGAGTGGTTTTGCTAAAAAGAGCAAATGCACatttgtgtgattgtgtgtgtctgtgtgcgggCAGATATATCGTCTGTCtctgatttaaatgtttatacaaAATGTCCTCTTCTTTGTGATGCTGAGGGTCACTGAGGGTCACTTTGGGACTAAACGTCTCAGGAGTTTTCGTTGGCCACTTCCATCAGGTCACTCATCAAATCTGcaaacacaaacgcacaaatgtCATGTTCAGGTGACTCATCAAATCTGcaaacacaaacgcacaaatgtCATGTTCAGGTGACGTGCCACAGGGGGCAGTGTCGAGCCATCGTCACATAAACACAATAATAGTGATGAGGCAGGTTCACAGACACATGGCTGCCATTCTGTGCCATTGACCTTTCTACACCACCAGACACACTCTACATTAAGAGGtggggggtgaagtgtcttgctcaaggacacaacaacagtatgtccAGTTGCCAAATGCCTAACCAGGCTGATTTTTATGTCCAAGTTATGGATCCTGAAATGCAGAGACTGAGGCCTTTCAGTCACACACGTGATCAATGTGATctcccatcagcccctctgtGAGATtacccatcagcccctctgtGAGATtacccatcagcccctctgtGAGATtacccatcagcccctctgtGAGATtacccatcagcccctctgtGAGATtacccatcagcccctctgtGAGATtacccatcagcccctctgGTCGTGTCTCTGGTTTGTTCagggttgtttttattttaagcctCAGTCCGGTGTTTTACTTGTGAGGCTCGTGTCGTACTTACCCAGATCCCCGTCTGTCATGTGAGCGCAGGGCCCAGCATCGGGTCCGGCTCCGCCCTCTGACCAGGCTCCGCCCCCCGCCTCATCTGACCAGGCTCCGCCCCCCGCCTCATCTGACCTGGCTCCGCCCCCCGCCTCCTGCTCGGAGAACAGGCCGTGGAAGCCTGATTTCTTGGGGACCTTTCCTCTGCGATCGTCGTCGTCtcggtcaaagagattctggaaGAAGTTCCCTTTGTCCTTGTCCTTGTCCTTGTCCTTGTCCTTGTGGTGGTGGTCGTCTTTCCCGAACGAGAAGAGTCCCCCTTTGTGCCTGTCATGGTCGTCATCGTCTTTGTCCCTTTTGAAAATGGACAGAAAGCCGCCATCTTTGTCCTCCTTGTCGTCTTTGTCGTCATCTCCTCCCAGAGCACTCTTTATTTTATCAGCCACTATGTCCCCTGGAGATCAGACcacggaccaatcagagaagagatCAGACcacggaccaatcagagaagagatCGGACcacggaccaatcagagaagagatCAGACCACGGACCAATCAGAAGAGATCAGACCACGGACCAATCAGAAGAGATCGGACCACGGACCAATCAGAAGAGATCGGACcacggaccaatcagagaagagatCAGACCACGGACCAATCAGAAGAGATCGGACCACGGACCAATCAGAAGAGATCGGACcacggaccaatcagagaagagatCGGACcacggaccaatcagagaagagatCGGACcacggaccaatcagagaagagatCGGACcacggaccaatcagagaagagatCAGACcacggaccaatcagagaagagatcggaccaatcagagaagagatCAGACcacggaccaatcagagaagagatCGGACCACGGACCAATCAGATGAAGAAAGTTTATTTAGTGGCAGAATAATgaatactgcagtaaaatgtatttaaacatatTGAGAGAATTAAGAGTTAGGGTCAGGgtagggttagcgttagcattagggtcagagttagcgttagcattagggtcagagttagggttagcgttagcattagggtcagagttagcgttagcattagggtcagagttagggttagcgttagcattagggtcagagttagcgttagcattagggtcagagttagggttagcgttagcattagagttagggttagcaTTAGGGTCAGAGTTatggttagcgttagcattagggtcagagttagggttagcgttagcattagggTCAGAGTTAggattagcgttagcattagggtcagggttagcattagcgttagtaTTGCGGTCAATTAAATTCACATTGTGACTTCATTGTTGTTGTGAAGGTGGAGCAGGTGAGCGCCCCCTAAGGGCCAGGTGCCCAGTGTAAAAGTGCTGTTGCCCTCAGCCCTTGTAAAATCTACTCATGAGTGTGAAAGAGCGACTCACCCGCATGTTTCGCCAGTTTATCCACGAGGAACGACATGGTTGAGGTGCTGTGGGTCGTCTGGGTCCTGCTCTGCTGCGGTGTGAGACTCTGTGAGCCGAGCGCTGGGAGAGGCGCTGATGACGACTCTCTCAGTACTTGGCGTTTCGtccgggggcggggcttagcgtgCCATGTCAATCTAAgatctgctgttgtgtttgggGGAAATGTGCCTGGAtgtgtttgttattattttagctCTAAATTCTTTGTCTCGTTTTTCAGACTTTCAGCTCAGGTGAACATAAAACACTGTTTAAAAGAGGGTTGCCATGGTTACAATAGACCGCTAAGTCCCGCCCCCGACCGAAATGCCGAGGATTTAGTCTTGGGAGGGAAAGTACCGGGCAGACCTGTTTATCTGGTGTAGGACACAGGCTGCCAGCCCTTCCCATGGCACTTTAACgtggttttgtttatgtttcgAAGGCTTTATTTCTATGTACTGTCGATGATGTCAGCAGGTCTACAGGTGACAGGGCATCTGGAATAATGTGGAGATTATTGTTCATACTTAAATGATCCAGAAAACTGCATTTCTGAGAAAACTAGTGAATCTGGTCtaacaactgaacacacaaggAGAGCGAAACACGAGACAAACTTTATGAGACAAACATGGGCagagattttgaacaaaacataaatatatcagACATTATTTTGTGGTTTAATTTGTGGCTCAGGTGACCACTGTGACCTGAGCCGGACGCTTCAGCTGATTTGGAAGTCAAACGTATGTAAAGTAGGAGCACTCTGTAATAAAAACAAGCATGTTCTAACCActtcttattatttatttatttaaaaagggacCGTGTACAATTAGAACAATCACATATTTCTCCTTTAGGGACAATCTGTCCTAAAATGCCTGACTAAAACAAACAGACGTTTAACCTGAACCTGTTTCCATTTCATCTGGGCCACGTCTCTGATTATTCATGATTGAGCTTTACACAGAAGAACGTCAGATTTCAAATTAAACTCTGGGTAAATCTAGAGAAGCTGCCTGGAGGCCGGTTGCACACTGAGGCCGGTTGCACACTGAGGCCGGTCGCACACTGAGGCCGGTCGCACACTGAGGCCGGTCGCACACTGAGGCCGGTCACACTGAGGCCGGTCACACTGAGGCCGGTCACACACTGAGGCCACGCTGAGACAAGCACacaactgcagggtgtaagatgctgcagggaaagcaaacatggagcgACACAATCAAGTGGAGCCATAGtctacagaaacatctgtgcagagtacggactggagacgccgaggtcaaggtgggaaacaacTCCAAAGGGCGTGGAGAATGATTGAGTAAAGATCTTGTGGGacttcagatacagactgacagaatgaaCCAACCGGACACTGTGGAGGTGgagaaacaacagagcaaagccattgGACATCACAGAACCAAGGGAAcgtcaggaaaaaggaacatgagaaataccaggggctcaaagaagagctggagaaggcctggaaggtgaaggcatcagtggtgcccgtggtcatcggagaactcggggcagtgacccccaaactggaggagcagcagcagatcccaggaaaaacatcagacatctcagtccagaaaagtgcagtactaggaacagcaaagatactgtagaaccctcaagcccccaggcctctggtagaagACCCGAGCGTGGActaaagaggggatgagagaccaGGAGGGTGAGGGGGAGATTGTTTTataaacacatacataaacacGCACACAGATGGGCAAACATTATTTATTCAGCCTCCACCAATTGTTCAAGTTCTCCCTCTGTCATAACCAGTGAGGCGTAGGGACCAAAGGTGCGAGACTCACgaagtttaacaatgtctttattcacactaAGTGATCACAGAAGTAATAGTTCATAAATCATAGTTCATAGTCCAGAGAAGCTGGGGAGAAACACACACAACGAAACAGGGGGAACACTGAAAATAAAGTGACTAAGTGCGCCTTTGTTGTTCAGATTTGTTCAATAGTGTAACAGACATGGGCACAAATGAGAATTTGTATCTGTTACTCTTAAAGTTATGCACCCGCCCGATGGAAGCATTTCATATTCCCCATGcaacaggtgagaggggttCCCCACAATCCCCCTGGCCTGAGCGAGCACagagttttgaaaaatgtcctgCAGAGAAGGGAACTCTTTCCTGCCAATCACCTTCATGGCCTTATTTATCAGTTTTCcaagtttagttttacattGGACAGTTAAAGAGAAGAAACCAGGCGACCGAACTGTAGATCAGACTCTCAAACACAGCATTATAAAAACAGGTCATGATTTTTGTGCTCACACCAAACAGCTTCAGCCTTAAAAAGTGGAGCCTCTGGGACAGTTGGAACAAAGAAAATCAACATGTGCATTCCATTTGAGCAGGTTGTCAATGTCCACACCCAAATACTTAAAAGATGCAACCTGTTCTATTTGTCGACCTTCAATAACAACAGGATGGTGGATCTGCAGAGCTCGAGGGTCAAACACCATCTCCTTAGTTGGTGTTTGTGATGTGAGAGTTTTTCTCTGTTGACTCTAAATGGCGTCTGCACCAAACCTCAGCTCTTCATCTCAGACACATGCACAGATGTGTTTACTTTGGTACACACATAtatcagctctgagctaatccagtctgtaatatcccacatggatcctctaataatattagataaatttactcctgttgatgaggtggagattacctcagtcatcatgtcgtccaaaccatcagcctgtttgctcgaccctattccaatcagactcctcaaagaagccctccccctaataatagattccatccataacataataaatatgtcgttagaaaatggctacgttcctcagtcctttaagtatgctgtgattaaaccccttttgaaaaaacctaacctaaatcctgatgatcTAGCCAAAATTGTGCAATTATGGGCTGGTGAaataattatttgtgaaatggggCTTGAGAAATAACTTGGACACTTTATGGTTGTGCACAAATGgactatggacattaataatgaCACATGTATCTGAGActgttgtgtgtgagtgtgtgtgtgtgtgtgtgtgtgtgtaactgtgatTTTAAGCTGCAGTgagcccaagacaaatttccctttgGGTCAAAGTTTATCTTATcacataaaaccaaataaataaacagtctctttttacaataataaatactttattCTTTCGTAGTGAACAGTGGAACGACAGCCATACAATGACACACATGAAACTGCAGACCCCTGTGCAGACCCCTGTGCAGACGCCTGTGCAGACACCTGTGCAGACCCCTGTGCAGACCCCTGTGCAGACCCCTGTGCAGACCCCTGTGCAGACCCCTGTGCAGACGCCTGTGCAGACGCCTGTGCAGACCCCTGTGCAGACGCCTGTGCAGACCCCTGTGCAGACCCCTGTGCAGACACCTGTGCAGACCCCTGTGCAGACGCCTGTGCAGACGCCTGTGCAGACGCCTGTGCAGACGGGCTGAGTGTTTGGCCGTGTGCCGGTTAGACCAGTGCCATTCCAGGGCAGAGTTACTTCATAAAGTCTCCGATGGCTCCGGAGAGATCAAAGCCTGAGAACAGAAGAGACGTCAGAACGCTGTTTTATGAAGGTCCCTGCTCCAAACCCGACCAGCCGTACTCCCTTCAGTCAGTATTATGTCTTTTTGATCATTATTACCACAGACTAAACCATCGTGGTAAAAACTCAATGACACCACATtatgtaaacaaaattaaagGGTCACACTCACCTTTGTTTCCTCCGTCTCCTTTGTCCTTTGAGTCTCCAATGAAGCTCAGAGCATCCCCCACGTCCAGACCGCCCtcatcctctttctttcctccaaAGTCCAGAACGTCGCTAACGTCGAAGCCTTTGTTGCTTCCTCCGGCTCCTTTCCCTTCCTTTTCCTTTCCACCCAAAACCTTGTTTACAGTGTCTTCCACAACGTcacctacaaaaacaaaacatccaggAGGTGAAACGAATGAATCAATGAATGAATACatgaaagtgtaaaaagtacaaatggaatttacatttgaactttttcgtaaacaaaagacaaagataTTACCAGTAATTAAATAATGTCATATTAAGTCTCAGTACATCCACAATAGTGTCAAATATTTAAGAGTTTTGTTCATAAGAGACTGGACCACAGCTGTAGAGACTGACCTGCTTTCTCCCCAGCAAGTTTTGCAATGCCCTTGTTTCCTAAAACTCCAGACAGAAAGTTAGCCATGTTTGGTGTGCTCTGGGTGCTCTGGGTGCTCTGCGGGTGCTCTGGGTGCTCTGCAGGTGCTGTGCAGAGCTTTTATAAGCATCGCTGTCTCTGTTGTGGAGACAGGGTCGACCTGTTCGTCCACTTCTCTTTAGTCTTTGCCCTCCTCCCTTCACAAGAATCCAGGTCTGACTCACCTGTATTTATTTACACCTCTTTTCTTGAAATTAGtcacaaagcaaaacaaacaaacataatgtGATGTAATAAAACGTAATGGGCAAGATCCACCCAAACCTTGAGAAattaatctgaacatttctgAGTCGAGTCTCAAAATGAATAACGATGGACTCATCTTAAGTCTGAGAGACattccctagggaggtgtccaggagggaTCCTGAACAGGCCCgggctcgaagaagcatcaggacaacatcatctacaaacagcagagatgagatcctttGGTCCCCAAACCGGACCCCGTCCTGCCCCTGGACCGGACCCCGTCCTGCCCCTGACTGCTCCTAGAAagtctgtccataaaaacaatgaacagaaccggtgacaaagggcaggtCCATCGTGCTCTGAGCAGATCTGACTCACTGCAGAGTCTGACATGAAGCAGTGACATCCACAGCTCCAGCTTCAACGAAGCTAATGCATCCAAGCTAACACATCCAAGCTAACGCTTCCAAGCTAACGCTTCCAAGCTAACGCATGTTCTAGCTGATGTTTTGTTGTGCAGCACAGTTCTGCACAACAGGATCAGTTAAAATACAAACAgtgaacagtgtgtgtgtgtatgtgtgtgtgtgtgggggtgtgtgtgggggggtgtgtgtgtgtgtgtgtatgtgtgtgagtgtaggggtgtgtaggggtgtgtgtgtgtgtgtgtgtgtgtgtgtgtgagtctctGGCGCCAACAGGTTCAATCAGATCATTGCACAAACTGTCGCCTTTTGTTCAGGTTTATGGCTCGATGAGAACTAGAGCTGCAGAACAGAGCAGTGTGTCCACGGCTCCACGCGGCTCCACAGGGTGAGCCACGCGGTGAGCCACGCGGTGAGCCACGCGGTGAGCCACGCGGTGAGCCACGCGGTGAGCCAGTTGCTCAGGTGTGCTTGTTTCGGATGATTCATCATTTGGACACATGGagaatattagcattagcattagcattatgtCAGTGGAGTCTCATTAGCATCACTGTGTTAATCTGAGCCACATTGACAGGTCTGGTCTGTGAAGTTGCGGCCTCCTCACACTctttaaacataattttaacgggacattttaaatatacgACGCCTGTATGGAGGCGTGATTTAGTGATGCAGAGACAGGTGTGGACTTCAGATCAGTCTGGACCTGTTCTTCTAGTTCTTTGTGAACTCTCGCTGCAGGGACATcgttaaacatttttaacatatttaaccCATATAATTTGACTGtgtttacaaatgttttaaaatgattgaaatTTAAGAGATTAAATAAGACTAACCACCGTCTGCTCTATGAACGCCCAAACTTTGAGCAGCATAAATAGTTCTGAAAGTTTGAAAATGGAGCAGACGTGTGCGTGTTAGAGGCGTGTGCGTGTTAGAGGCGTGTGCGTGTTAGAGGCGTGTGCGTGTTAGAGGCGTGTGCGTCTTAGAGGCGTGTGCGTGTTAGAGGTGTGTGCGTGTTAGAGGTGTGTGCGTCTGTAGGGCTGGTGACACCAAAGGCGTGAACCTGACACgcctttatatttattatatttcatatttggacTTGTTTGCCTTCACTCTTGTTGGTCACATCATTATTGAGGCTAAAAGGTCAACAGTGCCCTCTAGTGGTTCTAGCAGAACtcttcaaaatattatttctcCAATTGAAATCGTTACAAGGGCTTGCAAAACAGCTTTAAAGCCTCTTGAatcaatgtataaatgtgatAAAAATTCATGACAAAAAATCCAGACAGTGTCAccactgtcagatcctctccaaATATGGTTTTctaaactttaataatctgttaatatatgcaaacatctgtctactatttaaaattattcattgTATTGCTTGTCCTCCCCTAAGAAGgtttgtctcactgagctcagaaaaaacaactcgAGTCACTAGAGCGCCctctagaggagagtgcagcgTTCCAAAACATAGGACTTCTTTTGCTAAATCGTCTTTCTCGATTgttgctgtgagtcagtggaatagttttgccaaatgagattataacatgtacaagttttcaaaagtttgcacaggAGACAAAGGAAAggctaatatcaaagcaaatttgcactgattagtgaatgtgtatgaaagaaagaaagaaagaaagagtatcTGCATATTTGAAACtcggtgtttgtgtgtgtgaataatttggtatggaagtgtgtgtgtgagctgaatgtttttagaaatgtcgtatttgaGTGTGAGgtgtgttgtatttgatataTGTGTCATAGATTCACAGGTTTCTCATCTACAccaaatttatttttactaaacatcagcctgtccagggacgacaggtggaaatgagtatttttgctataacctggcaccagacaTCTGTCctgtttttaaggtcaatgtgatgttgtgcactgtccctgttcaaataaaaccatTCCATACAAACTGTGGCAGAAAACGCTCTACATGTCTATAATAAGAAAAAGAGCTGCCTCCAGGAGCAGCTCTGCACCAGAACAACCTGCAGCGTTTAGTGAGGCACAGACTCCAGTAAAGAGCCGTCTGCACAGAACAGGCCCGAGTCCACAACAATCCACGGAAACAGCCCCCTCCTCACTGCACCTCCCTGCCCCACACAGCCCCCCCACACGGCCCCCTCCTCCCCGGCCCACACGGCCCCCTCCTCCCCGCCCCGCACAGCCCCCTCCTCCCCGCCCCGCacagccccctcctcccctcctccccgtcCGTCCCAGCCCCTCTGCTCTTTTTGGAAAGCCCCAGCTCCGTGTGTGAGGGGTCAGGCCGTCAGGAAAGAGCTGGAGACGCAGGGTTGGGGGCTTCCTCTGCTCTTATCAAACCAACAGGAAGAGCTCGCAGCGTTAGATGCGTCGTTCCACTGCGACAGTGAAGAAAACACCAGAACATCATAACTTTGACGAGGACCATCACCACATAACGATCTTAAATACAAACTCAATATAAAAACATCGTCTCTGTAACAGAAACTTCTGAGTCCAGATACAATCTCATAAATCTAAGAATCAAACAGTCACAAACTGGCTCCAAAAATGACCTCAACTGACCACGAGACAGAGACGAGACGTTCTGTCCGTCACAAACCCTGAACTCTCACATCACGTGTTTCATATAgaacatgtaaaatatataaacataagaACATGAGGAGCAAAGGGCACTGACGTCTCACAGAACTCAGCCTCAGGTCCAACCCCCACATCCACCCGGGGCAGAGGAAGTCGGAGGCGTGTCCGACCTCCCCCAGCCTCATCCAGCCTCCTTCTGCCTCCTCCAGCGTCCTCCAGCGTCCTCGCAGCAGTTTGAAGAGTCTGAGAGCGTCCCACAGCGTCTGGGAGCGTCCCACAGAACACAGACATGAGaccagtgctgctgctgctgggccTAATGTTTAGGGCCCACTGTGAGCTGAGGGCCCGGGACCctgaggtggagcaggaggacgGGGGACACGGGGGACACGGGGGACACGGAGGACACGGAGGACATGGAGGACTGGAGCCCGCTGACTCCAGAGGAGGCGCTGGACCAGAGGACAACGTCCCACAGGACCGAGTCCCTCAAGGAGGAGCAGCTCAAGGACATGTCCCAGCCAGGTCAGGGtaagtcacacacacacctgagtgtgagtgtgtacacacacacacaccccaacgtgtgtacacacacacacacacacacaccaatgtgtacacacacacacaccccaacgtgtgtacacacacacacacacgcgcacacttgagcgttaaaaatataaaaccaacAGAGAAGTTTTCTTtaatcaaaaagtctggtttaatCAACTGTGAACGATCgacagagtatttatacacacatatacagagtatttatacacacatatacagagtatttatacacacgtatacagagtatttatacacacgtatacagagtatttatacacacatatacagagtatttatacacacgtatacagagtatttatacacacgtatacagagtatttatacacacgtatacagagtatttatacacacatatacagagtatttatacacacatatacagagtatttatacacacatatacagagtatttatacacacatatacagagtatttatacacacatatacagagtattta encodes the following:
- the LOC117382272 gene encoding prostatic spermine-binding protein-like, with translation MSFLVDKLAKHAGDIVADKIKSALGGDDDKDDKEDKDGGFLSIFKRDKDDDDHDRHKGGLFSFGKDDHHHKDKDKDKDKDKGNFFQNLFDRDDDDRRGKVPKKSGFHGLFSEQEAGGGARSDEAGGGAWSDEAGGGAWSEGGAGPDAGPCAHMTDGDLDLMSDLMEVANENS